Proteins encoded together in one Astatotilapia calliptera chromosome 7, fAstCal1.2, whole genome shotgun sequence window:
- the LOC113025928 gene encoding ras-GEF domain-containing family member 1B-B-like, with translation MPPTTPYAGKFSSCVPYSSNANHQQPTSPYRSSTVPKPARENIYNGAYSVGENPYDIPQPHSGAYRSASVSSVNAKEHHYTSCALSENPYSSPQPYSPRQHSTSCPGRAHRHTSGSSGSSSDQSCRNNNNVAAAKARFYGHGVTTSYGEMCYHDNSLVSASLEALIQHLVPTVDYYPDRSYVFTFLLSSRLFLPPYELMTRVCHLCVEQQRSGDALLDKIRFREVAPKLVQLLTEWTETFPYDFRDERMMRCLKDMTLHVARGDEYSWRAMQQMTQRLIKRLSALGQYEEAVAALNVVAMERPASLKSKQASAQRSDVLSVCDDPFVLAQQLTHIELDRLSFIGPEEFIQTFAMKDPLENHKGFFRKRKTSNLEAYVSWFNRLSYLVATEICMPMKKKHRARIIEFFIDVAQECFNIGNFNSLMAIITGMNMSPVARLKKTWNKVNTDKFEILEHQMDPSSNFSNYRTALRGATQRSETAHSSQEKIVIPFFSLLIKDIYFLNEGCASRLPNGHINFEKLWELAKQVSEFLVWRQVVCPFDRERRILQYLVTTPIFTEDELHLASYESEGPENNMEKDSRRSLRSSLLHRENRT, from the exons ATGCCTCCAACAACGCCATATGCTGGGAAGTTCAGCTCCTGCGTCCCTTACAGCAGCAATGCCAACCACCAACAACCTACGAGCCCGTACCGGAGCAGCACTGTCCCGAAACCTGCGAGGGAGAACATCTACAACGGCGCCTACTCGGTTGGAGAGAACCCCTACGACATACCTCAGCCTCACAGCGGGGCTTATCGGAGCGCCTCTGTCTCCTCTGTGAATGCGAAGGAGCATCATTACACCAGCTGCGCTCTGTCTGAAAACCCATACTCCTCGCCGCAGCCTTACAGCCCTCGCCAGCACAGCACTTCCTGTCCAGGCCGCGCACATCGCCACACGAgcggcagcagcggcagcagcagcgaCCAGTCCTGTCGTAACAACAACAACGTAGCTGCGGCGAAAGCGCGGTTTTACGGACACGGCGTCACCACCAGCTACGGGGAGATGTGTTACCATGACAATAGCTTGGTGTCTGCATCTCTTGAGGCTCTGATCCAGCACCTGGTTCCCACAGTGGACTACTACCCTGAC AGGTCGTATGTGTTCACTTTCCTGCTGAGTTCACGCCTCTTCCTCCCCCCCTACGAGCTCATGACGAGGGTTTGTCACCTgtgtgtggagcagcagcggtcTGGAGATGCCCTGCTGGATAAG ATTCGTTTCCGTGAGGTGGCCCCTAAGCTGGTGCAGCTGCTGACCGAGTGGACTGAGACGTTTCCATACGACTTCAGGGACGAGAGGATGATGCGCTGCCTGAAAGACATGACGCTTCACGTGGCCCGAGGGGACGAG TACTCTTGGCGAGCCATGCAGCAGATGACCCAGCGTCTTATCAAACGCCTCTCTGCCCTCGGCCAATACGAGGAGGCTGTGGCAGCGCTCAATGTGGTGGCAATGGAGCGTCCCGCTTCCTTGAAGAGCAAGCAAGCATCGGCTCAGCGGAGCGACGTACTGAGCGTGTGCGACGATCCCTTCGTCCTCGCCCAGCAGCTTACACACATTGAACTG GACCGACTGAGTTTTATTGGTCCCGAGGAGTTCATCCAGACGTTTGCCATGAAGGATCCTCTGGAGAACCATAAG GGTTTCTTTCGGAAACGTAAAACTAGCAACCTGGAAGCTTACGTCAGCTGGTTCAACAGACTGAGCTATCTTGTGGCCACTGAGATCTGTATG CcgatgaagaagaaacacagagCGCGGATCATAGAGTTCTTCATCGATGTTGCTCAGGAGTGTTTCAACATTGGAAACTTCAACTCTCTCATGGCCATCATCA CTGGGATGAACATGAGTCCTGTCGCCAGACTGAAGAAAACCTGGAATAAAGTCAACACGGACAAGTTTGAAATTCTGGAG CACCAGATGGACCCATCCAGTAACTTCAGTAACTACCGCACTGCGCTCCGCGGTGCTACCCAGAGGTCTGAGACCGCACACAGCAGCCAGGAGAAG ATTGTGATTCCTTTCTTCAGTCTCCTCATTAAAGACATCTACTTCCTGAATGAAGGCTGTGCCAGCAGGCTGCCCAATGGACACATCAACTTTGAG AAACTCTGGGAGCTTGCAAAACAGGTGAGCGAGTTCCTGGTTTGGCGTCAGGTTGTTTGTCCGTTCGACAGAGAGCGGCGAATCCTTCAGTACCTTGTCACAACACCCATTTTCACCGAAGACG AGCTGCATCTGGCTTCATATGAGAGCGAAGGACCAGAGAACAACATGGAGAAAGACAGTCGCAGGTCACTTCG ATCTTCGCTTCTCCATCGAGAGAATCGGACCTAA